One Capricornis sumatraensis isolate serow.1 chromosome 8, serow.2, whole genome shotgun sequence genomic region harbors:
- the LOC138083937 gene encoding olfactory receptor 8B8-like translates to MAPGNGSFVTEFILLGLTNQPDLQLPLLFLFLGVYMVTVLGNLGLITLISLNSHLHTPMYFFLFNLSLIDLCYSSVFTPKMLINFISKKNIISYVGCMTQLYFFSFFIISEIYVLTSMAYDRYVAICNPLLYNVAMSPKVCSSLMLGSYLMAFSGAMAHTGCMLRLTFCDANTINHYFCDILPLLELSCTSTYVSELEVFIVVGINIIVPSLTIFVSYGLILTNILHISSTEGRSKAFSTCSSHIIAVSLFFGSGAFMYLKPPSAVSMDEGKISSVFYTNMVPMINPLIYSLRNKDVKLALRKTLSRRQF, encoded by the coding sequence ATGGCTCCTGGAAATGGCTCTTTTGTGACCGAATTCATTCTGTTGGGATTAACCAACCAGCCAGATCTCCAACTCCCTCTACTCTTCCTGTTCCTAGGAGTGTACATGGTCACTGTGCTGGGAAATTTGGGATTGATAACACTAATTTCACTGAATTCACACCtacacacccccatgtactttttcctttttaacttgtCTCTCATAGACCTCTGTTATTCTTCTGTATTTACACCCAAAATGCTGATTAACTTCATATCAAAGAAGAATATTATTTCTTATGTGGGGTGCATGACCCAGCTctactttttcagtttttttatcatttctgaaATCTATGTGCTGACAtcaatggcctatgaccgctatgtggccatctgtaacCCACTCTTGTATAATGTTGCTATGTCCCCTAAAGTGTGTTCCAGCCTTATGCTTGGTTCCTACTTGATGGCATTTTCTGGTGCCATGGCTCACACTGGATGCATGCTGAGACTGACCTTCTGTGATGCAAACACCATCAACCACTATTTCTGTGACATCCTCCCTCTGCTTGAACTTTCCTGCACAAGTACCTACGTCAGTGAGCTGGAAGTGTTTATTGTAGTGGGCATTAATATCATTGTGCCCAGTCTCACCATCTTTGTCTCTTATGGTCTCATCCTCACCAACATCCTCCACATCAGCTCCACAGAGGGCAGGTCCAAAGCCTTCAGCACCTGCAGTTCCCACATCATTGctgtttctctcttctttggATCAGGGGCATTCATGTATCTCAAACCACCTTCTGCTGTGTCTATGGATGAGGGGAAAATCTCTTCCGTCTTTTACACCAATATGGTTCCTATGATTAACCCATTAATCTACAGCTTGAGGAACAAAGATGTTAAACTTGCTCTGAGAAAAACTCTGAGTAGGAGACAGTTTTAA
- the LOC138083924 gene encoding olfactory receptor 8B3-like isoform X1 — MDWNRMAPGNDSFVTEFILLGLTDQPDLQLPLFFLFLGIYIITVLGNLGLIILIVLNSHLHTPMYFFLFNLSSIDLCYSSVFTPKMLSDFISKKNIISYMGCMTQLYFYCFFVISECYLLTSMAYDRYVAICKPLLYNVIMSPKVCSSLMFGCYLMAFSGAMAHTGCMLRLTFCDANTINHYFCDILPLLELSCTSTYINELEMFIVVGINIIVPSFTIFVSYGLILSNILHVKSTEGRSKAFSTCSSHIIAVSLFFGSGAFMYLKPSSAVSMDEGKISSVFYTNTVPFLNPLIYSVRNKDVKHALRKTLRRRQF, encoded by the exons atggactggaatcg AATGGCTCCTGGaaatgactcttttgtgactgaaTTCATCCTGTTGGGATTAACAGACCAACCAGATCTCCAACTCCccctattctttttatttctaggaATATATATCATCACTGTGCTGGGGAATTTGGGCTTGATAATCCTAATTGTGCTAAATTCACATCTGCATACCCCcatgtattttttcctctttaacttgTCCTCTATAGACCTCTGTTATTCTTCTGTGTTTACACCAAAAATGCTAAGTGATTTCATATCAAAGAAGAACATTATTTCTTATATGGGATGCATGACCCAGCTCtacttttactgtttttttgtCATTTCTGAATGCTATCTGTTGACAtcaatggcctatgaccgctatgtggccatctgtaagCCACTTTTGTATAACGTTATCATGTCCCCTAAAGTGTGCTCCAGCCTTATGTTTGGTTGCTACTTGATGGCATTTTCTGGTGCCATGGCTCACACTGGATGCATGCTGAGACTGACCTTCTGTGATGCAAACACCATCAACCATTATTTCTGTGACATCCTCCCTCTGCTCGAGCTCTCCTGCACAAGTACCTATATCAATGAATTGGAAATGTTCATCGTGGTAGGCATCAACATCATTGTGCCCAGTTTCACAATCTTTGTCTCCTATGGTCTCATCCTGTCCAACATCCTCCATGTCAAGTCCACGGAGGGCAGGTCCAAAGCCTTCAGCACCTGCAGTTCCCACATCATTGCTGTGTCTCTGTTCTTTGGATCAGGGGCATTTATGTATCTCAAACCATCTTCTGCTGTGTCTATGGATGAGGGGAAAATCTCTTCTGTCTTTTATACCAATACTGTTCCCTTCCTTAACCCATTAATTTACAGTGTGAGGAACAAAGATGTCAAACATGCTCTGAGAAAAACCCTGAGGAGGAGACAGTTTTGA
- the LOC138083924 gene encoding olfactory receptor 8B3-like isoform X2, producing the protein MAPGNDSFVTEFILLGLTDQPDLQLPLFFLFLGIYIITVLGNLGLIILIVLNSHLHTPMYFFLFNLSSIDLCYSSVFTPKMLSDFISKKNIISYMGCMTQLYFYCFFVISECYLLTSMAYDRYVAICKPLLYNVIMSPKVCSSLMFGCYLMAFSGAMAHTGCMLRLTFCDANTINHYFCDILPLLELSCTSTYINELEMFIVVGINIIVPSFTIFVSYGLILSNILHVKSTEGRSKAFSTCSSHIIAVSLFFGSGAFMYLKPSSAVSMDEGKISSVFYTNTVPFLNPLIYSVRNKDVKHALRKTLRRRQF; encoded by the coding sequence ATGGCTCCTGGaaatgactcttttgtgactgaaTTCATCCTGTTGGGATTAACAGACCAACCAGATCTCCAACTCCccctattctttttatttctaggaATATATATCATCACTGTGCTGGGGAATTTGGGCTTGATAATCCTAATTGTGCTAAATTCACATCTGCATACCCCcatgtattttttcctctttaacttgTCCTCTATAGACCTCTGTTATTCTTCTGTGTTTACACCAAAAATGCTAAGTGATTTCATATCAAAGAAGAACATTATTTCTTATATGGGATGCATGACCCAGCTCtacttttactgtttttttgtCATTTCTGAATGCTATCTGTTGACAtcaatggcctatgaccgctatgtggccatctgtaagCCACTTTTGTATAACGTTATCATGTCCCCTAAAGTGTGCTCCAGCCTTATGTTTGGTTGCTACTTGATGGCATTTTCTGGTGCCATGGCTCACACTGGATGCATGCTGAGACTGACCTTCTGTGATGCAAACACCATCAACCATTATTTCTGTGACATCCTCCCTCTGCTCGAGCTCTCCTGCACAAGTACCTATATCAATGAATTGGAAATGTTCATCGTGGTAGGCATCAACATCATTGTGCCCAGTTTCACAATCTTTGTCTCCTATGGTCTCATCCTGTCCAACATCCTCCATGTCAAGTCCACGGAGGGCAGGTCCAAAGCCTTCAGCACCTGCAGTTCCCACATCATTGCTGTGTCTCTGTTCTTTGGATCAGGGGCATTTATGTATCTCAAACCATCTTCTGCTGTGTCTATGGATGAGGGGAAAATCTCTTCTGTCTTTTATACCAATACTGTTCCCTTCCTTAACCCATTAATTTACAGTGTGAGGAACAAAGATGTCAAACATGCTCTGAGAAAAACCCTGAGGAGGAGACAGTTTTGA